One part of the Humulus lupulus chromosome 9, drHumLupu1.1, whole genome shotgun sequence genome encodes these proteins:
- the LOC133801682 gene encoding nucleobase-ascorbate transporter 2: MAAPKPEEAVHPPMDQLQGLEYCIDSNPSWGEAVFLGFQHYILALGTAVMIPSFLVPYMGGTDGDKVRVVQTLLFVEGINTLLQTLFGTRLPTVIGGSYAFMVPIISIIHDSSLASIEDPHIRFLNTMRAVQGALIVASSIQIILGYSQIWAICSRFFSPLGMAPVIALTGFGLFDRGFPVVGRCVEIGIPMLLIFVAFSQYLKNFHVRDLPILERFAFLISIIVIWAYAHLLTASGAYKHHPEQTQVNCRTDRANLISSAPWIKIPYPLQWGAPTFDAGHAFGMMAAVLVSLVESTGAYKAASRLASATPPPAHVLSRGIGWQGIGILLNGLFGTLTGSSVSIENVGLLGSTRVGSRRVIQISAGFMIFFSMLGKFGALFASIPFTMFAAVYCVLFGLVASVGLSFLQFTNMNSMRNLFITGVALFLGLSIPEYFREYTAKALHGPSHTQAGWWNDFLNTIFFSSPTVALIVSVFLDNTLDYKDGARDRGMPWWDKFRTFKGDSRNEEFYTLPFNLNRFFPPS, from the exons ATGGCAGCGCCTAAACCAGAAGAGGCAGTTCATCCACCTATGGACCAGCTTCAAGGTTTAGAGTACTGTATTGACTCAAATCCATCTTGGG ggGAGGCAGTATTTCTGGGTTTTCAGCACTACATTTTGGCCCTTGGAACTGCAGTGATGATCCCTTCTTTCCTTGTTCCTTACATGGGTGGTACTGAT GGTGATAAAGTCAGAGTAGTACAGACTCTACTGTTTGTTGAAGGAATTAACACACTTCTTCAAACTCTCTTTGGAACCAGACTGCCTACTGTTATTGGAGGGTCTTATGCATTCATGGTCCCTATTATATCTATCATTCATGATTCATCATTGGCTAGTATTGAGGACCCTCATATC AGATTTCTCAACACCATGAGAGCAGTCCAAGGTGCTTTGATAGTAGCATCAAGCATACAGATTATCCTTGGATACAGTCAAATTTGGGCCATATGTTCCCG ATTCTTCAGTCCACTTGGAATGGCCCCAGTGATTGCATTAACTGGTTTTGGTTTGTTTGATAGAGGCTTCCCAGTG GTTGGAAGGTGTGTTGAAATTGGTATCCCCATGCTTCTCATTTTTGTAGCTTTCTCTCAG TACCTGAAGAATTTTCATGTGAGAGATCTACCAATACTGGAAAGATTTGCCTTTCTTATATCGATCATTGTGATATGGGCATATGCACACCTCTTGACAGCTAGTGGTGCATACAAACATCATCCTGAACAAACCCAAGTCAATTGCAGAACTGACAGGGCCAATCTCATTTCTTCTGCACCATG GATAAAGATACCATACCCTCTTCAGTGGGGTGCTCCTACATTTGATGCCGGCCATGCTTTCGGAATGATGGCTGCTGTTCTAGTCTCATTGGTTGAG TCTACTGGAGCATACAAAGCTGCATCACGTCTAGCAAGTGCCACACCACCACCAGCTCATGTTCTCAGCCGTGGTATTGGCTGGCAGGGAATAGGAATCCTGCTTAATGGACTCTTTGGGACATTGACTGGCTCATCAGTCTCCAT AGAAAATGTAGGCCTTCTTGGAAGCACTCGTGTTGGGAGCCGCAGGGTTATTCAAATCTCAGCTGGGTTTATGATATTCTTCTCAATGCTAG GAAAATTTGGAGCGTTGTTTGCATCAATACCCTTTACCATGTTTGCTGCTGTTTACTGTGTTTTGTTTGGTCTTGTTG CTTCGGTGGGGCTATCGTTTTTGCAATTCACAAACATGAACTCGATGAGGAACCTTTTCATCACAGGTGTTGCTCTCTTCTTAGGGCTGTCTATTCCTGAATACTTCAGGGAATACACTGCGAAGGCTCTTCATGGTCCTTCTCACACACAAGCTGGATGG TGGAATGATTTCCTCAACACCATCTTCTTCTCATCACCAACAGTGGCCTTAATCGTTTCGGTGTTCTTGGACAACACACTCGATTACAAGGATGGAGCTAGAGACAGAGGAATGCCATGGTGGGACAAGTTCAGAACATTTAAAGGAGACAGCAGAAATGAAGAGTTTTACACTCTCCCATTCAACCTCAACAGATTCTTCCCTCCATCTTAA
- the LOC133801683 gene encoding O-fucosyltransferase 8-like, translated as MGKQGSPRSPRPEVQKDGLSSGIKDYKLRSSETGNEPPLGRRISGGDYYWSSKPDKFHGSKYDFGKYGKGNHVGKRHIWIRKHLKTMALMFVFMGFLFLLDSLMISIFDTMNLQRSSTQRKSSGLKEENRVAYARRQSSPVHMYERLLNMASSVLVEKEFKQEPSNLWEEPYQQAAAWKPCADRNVSKSLGGPGKNNGYILVSANGGLNQQRVAICNAVAVASLLNATLVIPRFLYSSVWKDPSKFGDIYQENHFIETMKDEVDIVKELPPDLKSVHFEAIGSLITDEDLVKEAKPADYIKTILPLLLQNRVVHLLGFGNRLGFDPMPFELQRLRCKCNFHALKFSPKIQKVGSLLVRRIRKYDAARSLLDKQLLGNFMSSGNGKIREEITASGPAKYLALHLRFEVDMVAYSFCDFGGGESERRELQAYRELHFPLVIERLKNSKPISPVELRKLGRCPLTPEEAALVLAGIGFKRGTYIYLAGSQIYGGEPKMNPFTTLYPNLVTKETLLTPSELAPFQNFSSQMAALDFIACSTSDVFAMTDSGSQLSSLVSGFRTYYGDGRAPTLRPNKKRVAAILSENNTIEWKSFEERVKKMIEEGQRVRVRGSGRSIYRQPRCLECMCKSN; from the exons ATGGGAAAGCAAGGGTCCCCAAGAAGTCCACGTCCAGAGGTACAGAAGGATGGTTTATCGTCAGGAATCAAAGACTATAAGCTTAGATCTTCAGAAACTGGGAACGAACCCCCTCTTGGAAGAAGAATATCAGGAGGAGATTACTATTGGAGTTCGAAACCAGACAAGTTTCATGGATCCAAGTATGATTTTGGCAAATATGGCAAGGGAAATCATGTAGGGAAAAGGCATATTTGGATTAGAAAGCACCTCAAGACAATGGCTTTAATGTTTGTGTTTATGGGCTTCCTTTTCTTGCTTGATTCTCTTATGATATCTATTTTTGATACCATGAATCTTCAGAGAAGTTCAACTCAAAGAAAATCAAGTGGGCTTAAG GAAGAAAACAGGGTAGCCTATGCAAGAAGACAAAGTTCACCAGTGCATATGTATGAACGGCTTCTGAACATGGCTTCAAGTGTTCTTGTGgag AAAGAGTTTAAACAAGAGCCTTCAAATCTCTGGGAAGAGCCATATCAGCAAGCAGCTGCATGGAAACCTTGTGCAGATAGAAATGTTTCAAAAAGTCTTG GAGGGCCTGGAAAAAACAACGGCTACATCTTAGTCAGCGCGAACGGTGGTCTCAACCAACAACGAGTGGCG ATTTGCAATGCTGTTGCCGTGGCATCACTTCTTAATGCAACTCTTGTTATTCCAAGGTTCCTTTACAGCAGTGTATGGAAGGATCCAAG CAAATTTGGTGACATATACCAAGAAAATCATTTTATAGAGACTATGAAGGATGAAGTAGACATTGTGAAAGAACTCCCCCCTGATTTGAAATCAGTGCACTTTGAAGCAATTGGCAGTCTT ATAACTGATGAAGATCTTGTGAAAGAGGCAAAGCCTGCTGATTACATCAAAACCATTCTCCCTCTCCTTCTGCAGAATCGAGTTGTTCACTTACTGGGATTTGGCAATCGCCTTGGATTTGATCCCATGCCCTTTGAGCTTCAG AGACTGAGATGCAAGTGTAATTTCCACGCCCTGAAGTTTTCGCCGAAGATACAAAAAGTTGGCTCACTACTAGTAAGAAGGATACGAAAATATGATGCTGCAAGAAGTTTGTTGGACAAACAATTGCTTGGAAACTTCATGTCATCTGGCAATGGTAAAATAAGAGAAGAAATCACAGCAAGTGGCCCAGCAAAATACCTTGCCTTACATTTAAGATTTGAAGTTGACATGGTTGCCTACTCCTTCTGCGACTTTGGCGGTGGAGAGAGCGAAAGAAGAGAACTCCAGGCCTATAGGGAACTCCATTTTCCTCTGGTTATTGAGCGCTTGAAGAACTCAAA GCCTATTTCACCAGTAGAATTGCGAAAGCTAGGGAGGTGTCCATTGACACCAGAAGAAGCAGCTCTTGTTCTAGCTGGTATTGGCTTTAAGCGTGGAACTTATATTTATCTGGCTGGATCTCAGATATATGGTGGTGAACCCAAGATGAATCCCTTCACTACCCTTTATCCTAATCTTGTCACAAAGGAAACTCTTCTCACTCCAAGTGAACTTGCACCTTTTCAAAATTTCTCTTCTCAG ATGGCAGCATTGGACTTTATTGCATGTTCAACATCAGATGTGTTCGCCATGACCGATTCGGGGAGCCAATTGTCATCCTTGGTGTCTGGTTTTCGGACCTATTATGGTGATGGCCGTGCGCCTACTTTGAGGCCAAACAAGAAGAGAGTAGCAGCAATTTTGTCAGAGAATAACACAATAGAGTGGAAGAGTTTTGAGGAAAGAGTGAAAAAGATGATTGAGGAAGGTCAAAGAGTGCGTGTGAGGGGTTCAGGTAGAAGCATTTATCGACAGCCAAGGTGTCTCGAGTGCATGTGCAAATCCAATTAa
- the LOC133801685 gene encoding shaggy-related protein kinase eta produces MADDKEISASIEDGNDSVTGHIISTTIGGKNGEPKQTISYMAERVVGTGSFGIVFQAKCLETGETVAIKKVLQDRRYKNRELQLMRVMDHPNVISLKHCFFSTTSKNELFLNLVMEYVPETMYRVLKHYSNANQRMPLVYVKLYMYQIFRGLAYIHTVPSVCHRDLKPQNILVDPLTHQVKLCDFGSAKMLVKGEANISYICSRFYRAPELIFGATEYTTSIDIWSAGCVLAELLLGQPLFPGENAVDQLVEIIKVLGTPTREEIRCMNPSYTDFRFPQIKAHPWHKVFHKRMPPEAIDLASRLLQYSPSLRCTALEACAHSFFDELREPNARLPNGRPLPPLFNFKHEMAGASPDLVNKLIPEHVKRQLGQNFVHLAVT; encoded by the exons ATGGCTGACGATAAG GAAATTTCTGCTTCTATTGAGGATGGCAATGATTCAGTTACTGGGCACATCATCTCTACGACCATTGGAGGAAAGAATGGAGAACCCAAACAG ACCATTAGTTACATGGCAGAACGTGTTGTGGGAACTGGATCTTTCGGAATTGTCTTTCAG GCAAAATGCTTAGAAACTGGTGAAACCGTGGCTATAAAGAAGGTGTTGCAAGACAGAAGGTATAAGAACCGGGAGCTGCAGTTGATGCGAGTTATGGATCATCCTAATGTGATATCTTTGAAGCATTGCTTCTTTTCAACCACAAGTAAAAATGAACTTTTCCTGAACTTGGTTATGGAATATGTCCCCGAGACCATGTATCGCGTGTTGAAGCACTATAGCAATGCCAATCAGAGAATGCCACTTGTCTATGTAAAACTTTACATGTACCAG ATATTTAGAGGGCTGGCTTATATACACACTGTTCCTAGTGTCTGCCATAGAGATTTGAAACCTCAAAATATTTTG GTTGATCCTCTCACTCACCAAGTTAAACTCTGCGATTTTGGAAGCGCAAAGATGCTA GTCAAAGGCGAAGCCAACATTTCATACATATGCTCACGATTTTATCGAGCTCCAGAACTTATATTTGGTGCTACTGAGTATACTACTTCAATTGATATCTGGTCAGCTGGTTGTGTTCTTGCAGAGCTTCTTTTAGGCCAG CCTCTATTTCCTGGAGAAAATGCAGTGGACCAGCTGGTAGAGATTATCAAG GTTCTTGGGACTCCAACCCGTGAAGAAATTCGATGTATGAACCCAAGTTATACAGACTTCAGGTTTCCGCAGATTAAAGCACATCCTTGGCACAAG GTATTTCACAAGCGAATGCCCCCTGAAGCAATTGACCTGGCATCACGACTGTTGCAGTACTCCCCAAGTCTTCGCTGTACAGCG CTAGAGGCATGTGCTCATTCTTTTTTTGATGAACTACGTGAACCAAATGCTCGACTTCCTAACGGCCGCCCACTTCCACCTCTGTTCAACTTTAAACATGAA ATGGCAGGGGCCTCGCCTGACCTTGTCAATAAGTTGATACCCGAGCATGTGAAACGCCAACTAGGGCAAAATTTCGTGCATCTGGCTGTAACGTAA